The following nucleotide sequence is from Salvelinus namaycush isolate Seneca chromosome 23, SaNama_1.0, whole genome shotgun sequence.
GTATCCGTCAAAATGTTCCTACCACTTGCTGTAATTTTCCTGGGCCCTGCTTTTGGGAAAGGGCATATATCAACTGGGTTGAAATCAGAAGAGTAATCAGGTGTTTCCCAGCCACAGCCTGAAACACTTGGGGAGATGCCCTGTGAAGTGGCTGGGGAGGTGGGCTCGGAGGCAGCTGGAGAGCTGGGCTGTTATGGCGCAGACCTGTCAtcatcgttacgcacacctgcgcatcgtcagactcacctggactgcATCACTTCCCtgcattaccttccctatatatgtcactttTTTTTTTGTTTCGTTGGGAATGACGTCGGGTCCGGGAGCAGCTACAGGCTCTCATTCCTTcaccggatcgccaggctcccctgcctccacCGGTTCATCAGGCTCTCATGCCTTCActggatcgccaggctcccctgcctccacCGGTTCATCAGGCTCTCATGCCTTCActggatcgccaggctcccctgcctccacCGGTTCATCAGGCTCTCATGCCTTCActggatcgccaggctcccctgcctccacCGGTTcatcaggctctcatgcctcagtcGGATCGCCAGGTTCCACTGCCTCAGACGGTCTGTCAGGTTCTGCGCATCAGCAGGGGTGACCGGTCCgatcctgatccccgggatcgtcccttTGGTTGGCGTCCTGTGGCTGGAGCCGAATGCGCCGGGGAGGGGGTACCATCACGTATGCTCTCTCCGGCGCTCTTGGTCGCCATGCTCCCGCATCTCAGCCGGACTGGCAGGTTTCCCGCGCCtcagcagaggtgaccggtccggTCCGGTCCTGATCCCCAAGGTCGTCATTTTggtcggcgtcctgcggctggagccgcgcgtcggggagggggtactgtcacgtgtgctccctctccggcctctaggtcaccaggctgctcgttatagTGCACACCTGtaaccatcgttacgcgcacctgtgcgtcgtcagactcacctggactccatcatttCCCTGATTactttccctatatatgtcagtccctttggttccttccccaggcatcattgtttctgtttcagtttcatgtctgtgtgctgttagtgtttcttgttttgtattatgttccgtgtattttattaaaacactctctccctgaacttgcttcccgactctcagcgaaTATCGTTACAGCTACATCAG
It contains:
- the LOC120018664 gene encoding sericin-1-like; translation: MTSGPGAATGSHSFTGSPGSPASTGSSGSHAFTGSPGSPASTGSSGSHAFTGSPGSPASTGSSGSHAFTGSPGSPASTGSSGSHASVGSPGSTASDGLSGSAHQQG